A window of Helicobacter macacae MIT 99-5501 genomic DNA:
ATGCCAAAGGACTGCTTACACCCAAACTCACAAAATCCCTCATAAAACTTGCCAAAAGTGAGGGCAAACCTGTGCTTATCGACCCAAAAGGCAGTGATTACTCCAAATACCAAAACGCTACTTTGCTGACACCAAACAAACTTGAAGCGCAAATCGCCACACAAATCACAATCAAAGATGATGATTCTCTAAAGCAAGCGATGAAAAAGCTACAAAAAGATTGCAAACTTGATATTTGTCTTGTTACGCTTAGCGAGGAGGGAATCGCTATTTTGGACAAAAAGAAACTTACCAAATCCCCCACAATCGCTAAAGAAGTCTATGATGTAACAGGAGCTGGAGATACTGTCATAGCTGCACTTGCCTTTGCGCTTAGCGGTGGGCTAAATATCTATGAAGCCTGCCACTTCGCAAATGCTGCGGCTGCTGTGGTAATCGGCAAGATAGGTAGCGCGAGTGCAAACTTTAGCGAGATAGTTGCGTTTTTGCACAATGGCTCTTACTCCTCCTCAAAAGTCATCACTAAAGAGGAGCTATCCACTTTGCTACCAAGCCTAAGAGAGAAAAAAATCATCTTTAGCAATGGTTGCTTTGATTTGCTTCACGCGGGGCATATCGCGTATTTACAGCAAGCAAGACAGCTTGGGGATTTGCTGATAGTTGGGCTAAATAGTGATAACTCCGTGAAGCGACTAAAGGGGCAAAATCGCCCTATAAATAGCCAGCAAGATAGGGCACTAATGCTATGTGCGCTAGAATGCGTGGATTTTGTTGTGGTATTTGATGAAGATACGCCACTAGAGCTTATAAAACTCATAAAACCACACACACTTGTCAAAGGCTCGGACTATGAGGGCAAGGAAGTCGTAGGTAGCGATATAGCCAAAGAAGTCGTGCTAGCAGATTTCATAAAAGGCAAGTCAAGTAGCCTAATCATCGAAAAAATCGCTCAAAAATTTGGCAACAAGAGCTAGAGTAAACGGCTTTTGTATAGTTTGGTGCTAGATTTTGGGTTTGGCACAAAATCTAGTGATGAGGTTGTGTAGGTTTGTCTTTACCTGCGTTGGATAAATCAATGGTTTTAAAAGTATCATAAGCGCAATAATGTTAGTTGAGTGTAAAATGTTGCTAGCGTGGGGTTTGGCTATGTGTAGCTATTTTTGGTTATAAGCGTAGCTTATTGAGATTTGATTATTTTATGGCTACTCTATCACTTCGCAAAATAGTGCAGTCTCAACAGTGAGATTGAAATCTACGCCCTTGTGAATCTTAAATTTGTAGCCTAGATTCCACGATTCGATTAGCGGTTTGATACCAAAATAATCGCTTGGCTGATGATATATGCTTAAAAGCATTGCGGGTTTTTGCGCACAAATAGTCTCTTTTGCACCTTTTAGAAACTCCATCTCAAAGCCCTCAATATCGACTTTGATAAATCCCACTGCAATTTTACGCTCTTTCACAAACTCATCAAGCGTGATAATCTCCACGCTTTCCATTTCATCGCTATTGTGAGCGACAATGCTAGAGCCACCTTCAGCGATACAAATCTGCATTGTGCTATTATTTGCTCCAAGTCCTTTATTTATAGGGACGATTCGCTTTGAATTATTTAGCTCCAAAGTGCGCTGCATAAGCCTAAAATTCGCTTTTGTAGCCTCAAAACTATAAATATTCTTATCGCAAAATTCTCTCTCAAAAAGTAATGCACTATCACCTACATATCCACCTACATCAATAAAATCTTTACCCCTCATTTTTGCCAAAGTGCTTGGCTCTAAAATATTTAGACCGTGTTTGTGCCAAAATACGCTAATTTCAAAGTCATTTTTGGGCAATAAATAGCCGTTATAAGCGTAGAGATTCGCACCTAGCTCAAGGATATTGGGATAAAACTCCGCGTTTATTTTGATAAGCTCAGCGATTTCATCTGCGGTAAGCTCGGTGATTGTTGGATTATTTGCCTTGTATGCTTTTAATGAAAGGGCAATTTGTCGCGACACAAGGACTTTGCTTGCGATATCCAAATCTTTGATAAGAGTAGAAATATCATTTTCTATGTTTGGATTTGTGGCGACATATTCGCCTATATTTGTGGAATAGCCCGTATGTATAGAGGCACTTAAAGTATACTTTTTGTTTAGATTGTTTAGAGTGGTTTTGAAAACGAAAAATAGTGGTATTCCAAGAAGTCTATATGTGGTTTTTATCGTGTATAGCGTGGATTTAGGATTGCAAAACTTTTGCGATTCCCCCCCCCGTGAGATGCGATTTGCGCCGTTGTTAAATTCGCTCACATTTACAAGTGTGCGAATCTTTTGAAAAAGCGGGATAAACAGCACAAATCGCGTGATTTTTTCTTTTGAATCGCACACAAATCCGCGCGAATCTAAGATTCGCCCTTTGCGCTCTTTCCTAATGCCAAATACCTTTTTAACCGCCTTTTCAAGCGACTGAAGTGTGTTTTTAAATGATTGTCTCATTTGCTATACCTTTGATTTTGGGGGTTAAAAATGTCGAATTGTAGCATAAGCTACAAAAAAAAAAAAACAAAAAATCATATTTTTTGCGTAAAAATATTTTGCAAAAAGGTGCAATAGCGCGATAATGCGACAATGCAGAATCAATATGTTTAAAGTTGGTATGACATAGTTTTATGTGTGATTGCCAATGTGTGTGGTAAAAATAGGATTTTATAACGAAGTTTTTGTAGGAAAGAGGGTTACAGGATTTAAGAGCTAGTCAATCAAGAGTGTCTTTATAGATATGAGACACTCTATTTTATGGTTATAGGAAAATAATAATATGCTCAAACATTTGGAATCTCCTTGATAGATTTAGCCTTATTTGGCGAGGCGTGAGTATAGTAGGATTTATTAAACAAAAACATAATGTGATTTTTACAAGATTTTGCGCAAAAAATCTTAGACAAAAGGTTCAAGTAAGGATTCAAGCTAGATAAAAAGATATTATCTAGCTTGTGATAACAAGTTAACATTCTAAGATTTACGCAAGAAAAATATAAAAAAATTCATCTCAACTTTTAATTGAGTGGCAAAAACTACGCTTTTGCAATGGTATAAAAGGTA
This region includes:
- the rfaE1 gene encoding D-glycero-beta-D-manno-heptose-7-phosphate kinase; this translates as MLNLQKQHPKILVIGDLMVDHYIWGKCNRISPEAPVQVVNVKEENNRLGGACNVAANLIAFGAKVSLCGIIGKDEFGKWLINELHTQNIDITHIVQTSARPTTQKSRILISNQQVLRVDREKSDDIDEGLQDEILSTLKHKMRNFDAVILSDYAKGLLTPKLTKSLIKLAKSEGKPVLIDPKGSDYSKYQNATLLTPNKLEAQIATQITIKDDDSLKQAMKKLQKDCKLDICLVTLSEEGIAILDKKKLTKSPTIAKEVYDVTGAGDTVIAALAFALSGGLNIYEACHFANAAAAVVIGKIGSASANFSEIVAFLHNGSYSSSKVITKEELSTLLPSLREKKIIFSNGCFDLLHAGHIAYLQQARQLGDLLIVGLNSDNSVKRLKGQNRPINSQQDRALMLCALECVDFVVVFDEDTPLELIKLIKPHTLVKGSDYEGKEVVGSDIAKEVVLADFIKGKSSSLIIEKIAQKFGNKS
- a CDS encoding FkbM family methyltransferase → MRQSFKNTLQSLEKAVKKVFGIRKERKGRILDSRGFVCDSKEKITRFVLFIPLFQKIRTLVNVSEFNNGANRISRGGESQKFCNPKSTLYTIKTTYRLLGIPLFFVFKTTLNNLNKKYTLSASIHTGYSTNIGEYVATNPNIENDISTLIKDLDIASKVLVSRQIALSLKAYKANNPTITELTADEIAELIKINAEFYPNILELGANLYAYNGYLLPKNDFEISVFWHKHGLNILEPSTLAKMRGKDFIDVGGYVGDSALLFEREFCDKNIYSFEATKANFRLMQRTLELNNSKRIVPINKGLGANNSTMQICIAEGGSSIVAHNSDEMESVEIITLDEFVKERKIAVGFIKVDIEGFEMEFLKGAKETICAQKPAMLLSIYHQPSDYFGIKPLIESWNLGYKFKIHKGVDFNLTVETALFCEVIE